The proteins below come from a single Papaver somniferum cultivar HN1 chromosome 11, ASM357369v1, whole genome shotgun sequence genomic window:
- the LOC113324365 gene encoding uncharacterized protein LOC113324365 encodes MIEAIPDADEIKKTLFDMDQDSAPGPDGFSGSFYRACWNVIHHDVVDAIQFCWSRRFIPKGMSSNFLVLIPKIEGARNPKQFRPIGLSNVSFKIFTKFLATRMGKLMHKLVSPQQVSYVKGRCIHDQILLASELVNEMNKKRRCRNVALKLDISQAYDSVSWEFLFQSKSIYYMANGINDAKKVGNLESIPVYNMAVYKWPASVIKTCERIMRNFLWSGDGETRQYNTFSWKRVCTPLSEGGLGISRLVVINKAFLMKMMWKINNSKEDWALFFQAKYKDKNGQWETKWQKSIVWSGLKWAWDALKEDTRWIIGNGERISVSFDSWIGDNTLFGNFEHNSFLAENIKLKVSDLLSNGVWSFNNEFQLIFQNLLLPEVLGGEDVLLWTRNLKGDLSIPEAVNKLRHKEQFVNWSRYLWKPFLHPSIASNVWKLIEGIYNDDKKMIHNGCEMVSRCCICEAEQDSINHFLWECNFSIEVWKWICSIFQFKLPNYFDYIWKLSSKKSPLVKQVWISAACIILKELWFQKNKKFFENIKPNMQRFKCRIMQLIMVTSSSGDYDYDSSSSSCEEDSKISAAKARAKTDHAKKIVNNMPLNDLKVSRDELLKRKSREEIIVDYREKRRRIQRKILEAEEKLGSRPDGVTSDSDAEEEEPV; translated from the exons ATGATAGAAGCAATTCCAGATGCTGATGAAATTAAGAAGACTTTATTTGATATGGACCAAGACAGTGCTCCTGGTCCTGATGGTTTTTCAGGAAGTTTTTACAGAGCATGCTGGAATGTGATACATCACGATGTTGTGGATGCCATTCAATTCTGTTGGAGTAGAAGATTCATCCCAAAAGGAATGAGTTCTAACTTCTTAGTACTTATTCCAAAAATTGAAGGAGCAAGGAATCCAAAacaatttagaccaattggtcttagtaatgTCAGCTTCAAAATCTTCACAAAATTTTTGGCAACAAGAATGGGGAAATTGATGCACAAGTTAGTATCACCTCAACAAGTTTCTTATGTGAAAGGCAGATGCATCCATGATCAAATTTTATTAGCTTCTGAATTGGTAAATGAGATGAATAAAAAAAGAAGATGTAGAAATGTAGCTTTAAAGCTTGATATATCTCAAGCTTATGATTCAGTTAGCTGGGAATTCTTATTTCAG AGTAAAAGTATCTATTATATGGCTAATGGTATAAATGATGCAAAGAAAGTTGGCAACTTGGAAAG TATTCCTGTCTATAATATGGCAGTTTACAAATGGCCTGCATCAGTCATAAAAACCTGTGAAAGAATAATGAGAAACTTTCTCTGGTCAGGAGATGGAGAAACAAGGCAATATAATACATTTTCTTGGAAAAGAGTTTGCACTCCCTTAAGTGAAGGTGGTTTAGGAATTTCAAGACTTGTTGTCATTAACAAAGCTTTTCttatgaaaatgatgtggaaaatCAATAATTCAAAAGAAGATTGGGCTTTATTCTTTCAAGCAAAGTACAAAGATAAAAATGGCCAATGGGAAACTAAATGGCAGAAATCTATAGTTTGGTCAGGCTTAAAATGGGCTTGGGATGCTCTTAAAGAAGACACAAGATGGATCATTGGAAATGGAGAAAGAATATCTGTCTCGTTTGATTCTTGGATAGGAGATAACACTTTGTTTGGCAATTTTGAACATAATAGCTTTTTAGCTGAGAATATCAAATTGAAGGTGTCAGATTTATTGTCAAATGGTGTGTGGTCTTTTAATAATGAATTTCAACTGATTTTTCAGAATCTTCTTCTGCCTGAAGTCCTTGGAGGAGAAGATGTGCTTCTATGGACAAGAAATTTAAAGGGAGACTTATCAATTCCTGAGGCTGTGAACAAATTAAGACACAAAGAACAGTTTGTTAACTGGTCAAGGTATTTATGGAAACCTTTTCTTCACCCTTCTATTGCCAGCAATGTGTGGAAACTGATTGAAGGTATATACAATGATGATAAGAAAATGATACATAATGGATGTGAGATGGTCTCAAGATGCTGCATCTGTGAAGCTGAACAGGACAGTATAAATCACTTTCTCTGGGAGTGCAACTTTAGTATTGAAGTTTGGAAATGGATATGTTCCATATTTCAGTTCAAACTGCCAAACTATTTTGATTATATATGGAAGTTGTCCTCAAAGAAAAGTCCACTGGTGAAACAAGTTTGGATATCTGCAGCTTGTATCATTCTAAAAGAGTTGTGGTTtcagaagaataaaaaattcTTTGAAAACATAAAGCCTAATATGCAGAGATTCAAATGCAGAATTATGCAACTG ataatggtgacttccagcagcGGTGACTATGATTATGATTCTTCTTCTAGCTCTTGTGAAGAGGATTCCAAGATTTCTGCGGCCAAAGCACGTGCCAAGACGGATCATGCTAAGAAGATAGTAAATAACATGCCTCTCAATGATCTAAAAGTTTCTCGTGATGAGCTCTTGAAGAGGAAATCCAGGGAGGAGATAATAGTTGATTATCGGGAGAAAAGGCGTAGAATACAGCGAAAAATACTAGAAGCTGAGGAGAAACTCggatctcgtcctgatggtgtaaCCTCAGACTCAGATGCTGAAGAAGAGGAACCCGTGTGA
- the LOC113324360 gene encoding uncharacterized protein LOC113324360, whose amino-acid sequence MKYSNWKPPPNDIVKFNVDGSYIQYSNSFGTGVVLRNHTCTCHGIKGSYGDGALNPEAVECMAVIEALSWAKDLKFSRIQIEADAKLVIDTINGNILLIQWENRNIIKEIKYLISSFSLCEFVHVSRDNNQVADAVAKHVSQSALSILTDGNFNAGFYDLLAKDHNPC is encoded by the coding sequence ATGAAATACTCTAACTGGAAACCTCCCCCTAATGATATAGTTAAATTTAATGTGGATGGTTCTTATATTCAATATTCTAACAGTTTTGGCACTGGTGTTGTGCTGCGCAACCATACATGTACATGCCATGGAATCAAAGGGAGCTATGGAGATGGAGCACTGAATCCGGAAGCAGTGGAATGCATGGCAGTTATAGAAGCACTCTCTTGGGCAAAAGATCTGAAGTTCTCAAGGATCCAGATTGAAGCTGATGCAAAACTAGTTATAGACACCATTAATGGGAATATCCTACTCATTCAATGGGAAAATAGGAACATAATAAAGGAGATAAAATATTTAATCTCTAGTTTTTCTCTTTGTGAGTTTGTTCATGTAAGCCGTGATAATAATCAAGTGGCAGATGCTGTTGCAAAACATGTTAGCCAGTCAGCTTTGTCAATTTTAACAGATGGAAACTTTAATGCAGGTTTTTATGATCTTCTGGCAAAAGATCACAATCCCTGCTAA
- the LOC113324361 gene encoding uncharacterized protein LOC113324361, with protein sequence MAQNTSASGYRVVNISEPSKKCPSITLIEDNDNNRPENQRTSHALVWISLPGLSLEYWDEKTLFTICNAIGNPVKVDDDTLKYSSGYAVKVLVEVNLANPIPNKLWIITKYGGFSQGIVLIKLPKFCYKCKIERPIDKAQENIVQEPFDICPPPEVPLIVNPQSENEVLITNVRFSSLQDDEMILGILVRIHVTSWSRVVQKPLSPNTSSIDTIPGAKVSNGGQFNPPVVWIVKPKVFCFSSICNKLNLPGMQNMVIHNPVSNNKGNIWLFWNKNLPTPTIVSMSSQMITVDIGGVLISRIRAHVGIVQRIFLWSEMEAISGLNKPWMAIGDFNAITSADEKIGGKSPKISAMTGFNNCLDTHELMQAPKTGLQHSWSNCQHGNKRILCNLDRAVFNVLWLQKFEGWGYKFGLRVASDHAPLLGGGAQIPKPQNAPMRFQKM encoded by the exons ATGGCTCAAAATACTTCTGCAAGTGGTTATAGGGTTGTGAACATCTCAGAACCATCTAAAAAATGTCCTTCAATTACTCTGATTGAAGATAATGATAATAACAG GCCTGAAAATCAAAGAACTTCTCATGCGTTGGTTTGGATTTCTCTACCTGGTTTAAGTCTCGAGTATTGGGATGAGAAAACATTGTTCACCATATGTAATGCTATTGGTAATCCTGTTAAAGTTGATGATGATACTCTTAAGTACTCCAGTGGTTATGCTGTAAAAGTGTTGGTTGAAGTGAATCTTGCAAATCCAATTCCAAACAAATTATGGATTATTACTAAATATGGAGGTTTTTCTCAAGGTATTGTTCTTATTAAACTTCCAAAATTCTGCTATAAATGCAAGATT GAGAGACCAATTGATAAAGCTCAAGAGAACATTGTTCAAGAACCTTTTGATATTTGTCCTCCTCCAGAAGTTCCCTTAATTGTTAATCCTCAATCTGAAAATGAGGTTCTTATCACTAATGTTAGATTTAGCTCtttacaagatgatgaaatgATCCTGGGGATTCTAGTGAG GATTCATGTAACCTCCTGGTCAAGAGTAGTTCAAAAACCTCTATCTCCAAATACTTCAAGCATTGATACTATTCCAGGAGCAAAGGTTTCCAATGGTGGTCAG TTCAATCCTCCGGTTGTATGGATTGTTAAACCtaaagttttttgtttttcttctatttGCAATAAATTGAATCTTCCTGGTATGCAAAACATGGTGATTCATAACCCAGTCTCAAATAATAAGGGTAATATATGGCTTTTTTGGAATAAAAATTTACCTACTCCCACAATAGTGTCTATGTCAAGTCAAATGATAACTGTTGATATTGGTGGTGTTCTTATATCTAGAATTCGTGCACATGTGGGTATAGTTCAAAGAATATTTTTGTGGTCAGAGATGGAAGCTATTAGTGGTTTAAATAAGCCTTGGATGGCTATTGGAGATTTTAATGCTATCACTTCAGCTGATGAAAAAATTGGAGGTAAAAGCCCAAAAATAAGTGCAATGACGGGCTTCAATAATTGCTTAGATACTCATGAATTAATGCAGGCTCCTAAAACTGGTCTTCAACATTCTTGGTCTAACTGTCAGCATGGAAACAAAAGGATTTTATGCAATCTAGATAGGGCAGTATTCAATGTTTTATGGTTGCAAAAATTTGAAGGATGGGGTTATAAATTTGGATTAAGAGTAGCATCTGATCATGCTCCATTACTGGGTGGAGGGGCTCAAATTCCTAAACCACAAAATGCTCCTATGAGATTTCAAAAAATGTAG